From a single Drosophila sulfurigaster albostrigata strain 15112-1811.04 chromosome 3, ASM2355843v2, whole genome shotgun sequence genomic region:
- the LOC133840463 gene encoding pupal cuticle protein Edg-78E: MFKYVLCVALIACACADNINKDAQIRSFQNDASDAEGNYQYAYETSNGIQVQEAGNPSGVRGAVAYVSPEGEQISLSYTADEEGYHPVGDHLPTPPPVPAYVLRALEYIRTHPAAQKDE; the protein is encoded by the exons ATGTTCAAATAC GTGCTCTGTGTCGCTCTCATTGCCTGCGCCTGCGccgacaacatcaacaaggACGCCCAGATTCGCAGCTTCCAGAATGATGCATCCGATGCCGAGGGCAACTATCAGTATGCCTACGAGACAAGCAATGGCATTCAAGTCCAGGAGGCCGGCAATCCTTCGGGTGTTCGCGGTGCCGTCGCCTATGTCTCCCCCGAAGGTGAACAGATCTCGCTGAGCTACACTGCCGATGAGGAGGGTTACCATCCAGTTGGCGATCATCTGCCCACTCCTCCCCCGGTGCCCGCTTATGTGCTGCGTGCCCTCGAATACATTCGCACCCATCCTGCAGCGCAGAAGGACGAATAA
- the LOC133842948 gene encoding larval cuticle protein 4-like: protein MFKLSLCLIAALVVCAQANYNTDVLRSESEVNVDSFNIVQELADGQKQLQKGQLKSVGEEQALVQQGEFGWTAPEGNPISVSYVADENGYQPVAEHLPTPPPIPAHILKAIEYIQTHPSKE from the exons ATGTTCAAGCTG TCCCTTTGCCTTATTGCTGCTCTGGTCGTTTGCGCCCAAGCAAACTATAATACTGATGTGTTGAGATCAGAATCGGAAGTTAATGTTGACAGTTTCAATATCGTCCAAGAGTTGGCTGATGGCcaaaaacaactacagaaAGGACAGCTGAAGAGTGTAGGCGAGGAACAAGCCCTTGTCCAACAAGGAGAATTCGGCTGGACCGCTCCAGAAGGAAACCCAATTTCAGTCAGCTACGTTGCTGATGAGAATGGATATCAACCTGTTGCCGAGCATTTGCCCACACCTCCTCCAATTCCTGCTCACATCTTGAAGGCAATTGAATACATTCAGACCCACCCATCAAAAGAATAG
- the LOC133842945 gene encoding probable serine hydrolase: MEFEFKDNDSSNSSGDGGNVELNLNQRYRHAGDLTGEAPTRPFSEITIKVPWGHIAGKWYGPQNVQPILGLHGWQDNAGTFDLLVPLLSPDVAFLSVDLPGHGLSSRLPDGCYYNSVDNLYVIRLIMKQYKWEKVSLVGHSMSSIICFVFAAVFPDKVDMIIGIDALKPHQRPYPSVIRTMETRLDEFLREDERNRSKNEPPSYTYDELIERVYIGTFHSVNKELCKHMLARNIQKSGKYPDKYFFCRDRRLKFYNYAIGSQELCVEMAQRITCPYLFIKGLQSSYFEDKKYYDEVMEVLIKKPNFEYVEANGSHHLHMNNPEAIIGPVNNFIQRFGPAAAAAARRQAKEAAQNKL, from the exons atggAGTTTGAATTTAAGGAtaatgacagcagcaacagcagcggcgacGGCGGCAATGTGGAACTAAATCTGAATCAACGCTATCGACATGCTGGCGATCTGACTGGCGAAGCTCCAACGCGACCT TTTTCCGAGATTACCATAAAGGTGCCGTGGGGCCACATTGCGGGCAAATGGTATGGGCCACAAAATGTACAGCCAATACTCGGTCTACATGGGTGGCAAGATAATGCCGGCACATTTGATTTGCTGGTGCCGTTGCTATCTCCGGACGTGGCGTTTTTGTCAGTGGATTTACCGGGGCACGGCCTGTCTTCGCGGCTGCCAGATGGTTGCTATTATAATTCCGTGGATAATCTGTATGTGATAAGGCTTATCATGAAGCAATACAAATGGGAGAAGGTCTCACTCGTTGGCCATTCCATGTCATCAATCATATGCTTTGTGTTTGCTGCCGTCTTTCCCGATAAAGTCGATATGATCATTGGCATTGATGCCTTGAAACCACATCAACGTCCCTATCCATCCGTTATTCGCACCATGGAAACGCGTCTCGATGAATTTCTTCGCGAGGATGAACGTAATCGGAGTAAAAATGAGCCGCCCAGCTACACGTACGACGAACTCATCGAGCGCGTCTACATCGGCACCTTTCATTCCGTCAACAAGGAGCTTTGCAAGCATATGCTGGCGAGAAACATTCAAAAGTCGGGCAAATACCCGGACAAGTATTTCTTCTGTCGCGATCGTCGTCTGAAGTTCTACAATTATGCGATCGGTTCACAGGAATTGTGCGTGGAAATGGCCCAGCGCATCACTTGTCCATATCTATTCATCAAGGGTCTGCAATCATCGTATTTCGAGGACAAGAAGTACTACGATGAAGTTATGGAAGTGTTGATCAAGAAGCCGAACTTTGAGTATGTCGAAGCGAATGGCTCTCATCATCTGCACATGAACAATCCGGAGGCCATTATTGGTCCGGTCAATAACTTCATACAACGCTTTGGGccagcagccgctgccgctgcgcgTCGACAGGCCAAGGAGGCTGCACAAAACAAGCTGTAG
- the LOC133842946 gene encoding probable serine hydrolase isoform X1, giving the protein MKGQQSLRLLRQLRNGTQQSFARRLAHGQSAAGSLRDHEDIIIQMPWGHIAGKWYGRKDVRPILGIHGWMDNAGTFDTLAPLLPAHLPLLTIDAPGHGLSSWLPKGTAYHSIELVQLMRRIIKYFNWEKLSLLGHSMSSLNGFVFGSMFPDKLDMFIGLDVMKPLIRSEKTFIDKLAERLENNLKLEERMLEGSEPPSYEWDKLVERMHLGTSKSISLESCQYILKRSCKPSKQDPNRFYFSHDNRVKASFVYTLSNETVLEMAARINVPYLFIKALQAPYYEDMKYYNATLDVLRKNPQFEYYEVEGSHHVHLNEPEKVAPLINAFINKYRPDV; this is encoded by the exons ATGAAGGGCCAACAAAGTCTGCGTTTGCTGAGACAGTTGAGAAATGGAACGCAGCAGAGCTTTGCCAGGCGTCTGGCTCATGGTCAAAGTGCAGCCGGCTCGCTAAGAGAT CATGAGGATATAATCATACAAATGCCTTGGGGACACATTGCTGGCAAATGGTATGGCCGGAAAGATGTACGTCCCATTCTGGGCATCCACGGTTGGATGGACAATGCCGGCACATTTGATACGCTTGCCCCGCTGTTGCCAGCTCATCTGCCACTGCTCACGATCGATGCACCGGGTCATGGACTCTCGTCGTGGCTACCAAAGGGAACAGCTTATCACTCTATCGAATTGGTGCAACTTATGCGGCGCATCATTAAGTATTTCAATTGGGAGAAACTATCGCTATTGGGTCACTCGATGAGCTCCCTCAATGGCTTCGTATTTGGCTCAATGTTTCCAGATAAACTAGATATGTTTATTGGGTTAGACGTGATGAAGCCCCTGATTCGCAgtgaaaaaacatttattgatAAACTTGCAGAGCGCCTGGAGAATAACTTGAAACTGGAGGAACGCATGCTTGAGGGTTCTGAGCCGCCTTCATATGAGTGGGATAAACTGGTGGAACGAATGCATCTGGGAACAAGCAAGTCCATATCACTTGAGTCTTGTCAATATATATTGAAGAGAAGCTGCAAACCATCCAAGCAAGACCCGAATCGATTTTACTTTTCGCATGACAATCGTGTGAAGGCATCCTTTGTTTACACACTCTCCAATGAGACTGTGTTGGAGATGGCGGCACGCATCAATGTGCCGTATCTTTTTATAAAAGCCCTACAGGCTCCCTACTACGAAGACATGAAGTATTACAATGCTACACTGGATGTTCTACGCAAGAATCCGCAATTCGAATACTACGAGGTCGAGGGATCTCACCATGTGCATCTCAATGAACCCGAGAAAGTAGCGCCTTTAATCAATGCGTTCATTAACAAATATAGACCAGATGTGTGA
- the LOC133842946 gene encoding probable serine hydrolase isoform X2: MYHEDIIIQMPWGHIAGKWYGRKDVRPILGIHGWMDNAGTFDTLAPLLPAHLPLLTIDAPGHGLSSWLPKGTAYHSIELVQLMRRIIKYFNWEKLSLLGHSMSSLNGFVFGSMFPDKLDMFIGLDVMKPLIRSEKTFIDKLAERLENNLKLEERMLEGSEPPSYEWDKLVERMHLGTSKSISLESCQYILKRSCKPSKQDPNRFYFSHDNRVKASFVYTLSNETVLEMAARINVPYLFIKALQAPYYEDMKYYNATLDVLRKNPQFEYYEVEGSHHVHLNEPEKVAPLINAFINKYRPDV; encoded by the exons ATGTAT CATGAGGATATAATCATACAAATGCCTTGGGGACACATTGCTGGCAAATGGTATGGCCGGAAAGATGTACGTCCCATTCTGGGCATCCACGGTTGGATGGACAATGCCGGCACATTTGATACGCTTGCCCCGCTGTTGCCAGCTCATCTGCCACTGCTCACGATCGATGCACCGGGTCATGGACTCTCGTCGTGGCTACCAAAGGGAACAGCTTATCACTCTATCGAATTGGTGCAACTTATGCGGCGCATCATTAAGTATTTCAATTGGGAGAAACTATCGCTATTGGGTCACTCGATGAGCTCCCTCAATGGCTTCGTATTTGGCTCAATGTTTCCAGATAAACTAGATATGTTTATTGGGTTAGACGTGATGAAGCCCCTGATTCGCAgtgaaaaaacatttattgatAAACTTGCAGAGCGCCTGGAGAATAACTTGAAACTGGAGGAACGCATGCTTGAGGGTTCTGAGCCGCCTTCATATGAGTGGGATAAACTGGTGGAACGAATGCATCTGGGAACAAGCAAGTCCATATCACTTGAGTCTTGTCAATATATATTGAAGAGAAGCTGCAAACCATCCAAGCAAGACCCGAATCGATTTTACTTTTCGCATGACAATCGTGTGAAGGCATCCTTTGTTTACACACTCTCCAATGAGACTGTGTTGGAGATGGCGGCACGCATCAATGTGCCGTATCTTTTTATAAAAGCCCTACAGGCTCCCTACTACGAAGACATGAAGTATTACAATGCTACACTGGATGTTCTACGCAAGAATCCGCAATTCGAATACTACGAGGTCGAGGGATCTCACCATGTGCATCTCAATGAACCCGAGAAAGTAGCGCCTTTAATCAATGCGTTCATTAACAAATATAGACCAGATGTGTGA
- the LOC133842947 gene encoding probable serine hydrolase yields MKGPRSLLSLLASGAQQSLRHAHGQSSANNLKALTKHYEEVSIPVPWGHIAGKWYGPKHVRPILGMHGWQDNAGTFDTLAPLLPNHLPLLSIDAPGHGLSSWMPNGVMYHSIDYVHLVLRIMEEYNWDKVSILGHSMSSINGFVFGALFPEKLDMFVGLDVLKPPVRNAKQIVNALSDRLESSLKLERRMRNGGEPPSYEWDQLVERLHQGSNKSVDIEACKYLLQRNVKPSSHEPHKYYFSRDNRLKTSQFYTLSLEVVLEMATRIKAPHLFIKALQAPYYEDKKYYDATMEVLRKNPLFEYQEVEGSHHVHLNEPEKVAHIINSFINRCRPL; encoded by the exons ATGAAGGGTCCAAGGAGTCTCCTGAGCCTGCTGGCAAGTGGAGCACAGCAAAGTCTACGTCACGCTCACGGTCAAAGTTCAGCAAATAACTTGAAGGCGCTCACAAAACAT TACGAGGAAGTGAGCATCCCGGTGCCCTGGGGCCACATTGCAGGCAAATGGTATGGCCCGAAGCATGTTCGTCCCATTCTGGGCATGCACGGCTGGCAGGACAATGCTGGAACATTCGATACTCTCGCCCCGCTGCTACCCAATCACCTGCCATTGCTCAGCATCGATGCCCCAGGCCATGGATTATCGTCATGGATGCCCAATGGCGTTATGTATCACTCCATTGATTATGTGCATCTGGTTCTGCGAATAATGGAGGAGTACAATTGGGACAAAGTCTCCATATTGGGTCACTCGATGAGCTCAATTAACGGATTTGTATTTGGCGCACTGTTTCCTGAGAAACTCGATATGTTTGTGGGCCTCGATGTGCTCAAGCCGCCCGTACGCAACgcaaaacaaattgtgaaTGCACTGTCCGATCGTCTAGAGAGTTCGTTGAAACTGGAaaggcgtatgcgcaacggCGGCGAACCGCCGTCATACGAGTGGGATCAGCTTGTGGAGCGACTTCATCAGGGCTCCAACAAGTCGGTCGATATAGAGGCTTGCAAGTACCTGTTGCAGCGCAATGTTAAACCCTCGAGTCACGAGCCGCACAAGTATTACTTTTCGCGAGACAATCGACTGAAGACGTCACAGTTCTACACTCTCTCACTTGAAGTTGTGCTGGAGATGGCCACACGCATCAAGGCGCCGCATCTGTTTATCAAAGCTCTGCAGGCTCCATACTACGAGGATAAGAAATACTACGATGCAACAATGGAGGTGCTGCGCAAGAATCCGCTGTTCGAGTATCAAGAAGTCGAGGGATCGCATCATGTACATCTCAATGAGCCCGAGAAGGTGGCGCATATTATCAATTCGTTTATTAACCGATGCAGACCCTTATGA
- the LOC133842944 gene encoding polycomb group protein Pc: protein MGNSDDRVYAAEKIIQKRVRKGVVEYRVKWKGWNQRYNTWEPEVNILDRRLIDIYELSNKSSGTPSKRGAALKKKTEKEPDPEPESEEDEYTFTGDDVPDSNQTPTTSSAAVGDDNKKDKEKKHHHHHHHHHHQQQQQQQHNINSNQSIKSERISNRRSESPLTHHHHHHHESKRQRMDHSSSSNSSSTHNENNSFVPEADTNSSSSEDQPLMGTKRKAEVLKESGKIGVTIKTSPDGPAAKPQQTPQPTDSTTLPNKTELQSTEAETSESSSAAAAAATTAPAFAEEEDDESSSVASAAAPAATAPPSENNNIPKLSGALALSQKQPLTPLSPRALPPRFWLPAKCNISNRVVITDVTVNLETVTIRECKTERGFFRERDMKGDSSPVA from the exons ATGGGCAACTCGGACGATCGCGTCTATGCTGCCGAGAAAATCATTCAGAAGCGCGTTAGAAAG GGTGTTGTGGAGTATCGTGTCAAGTGGAAGGGCTGGAATCAACGCTATAACACTTGGGAGCCAGAAGTGAACATCTTGGATCGCCGCCTTATCGACATCTATGAGCTGAGCAATAAATCCTCGGGTACGCCCTCGAAACGTGGTGCAGCGCTCAAAAAGAAGACAGAGAAGGAACCGGATCCAGAACCTGAATCCGAGGAGGATGAATACACCTTCACCGGCGATGATGTACCCGATAGCAATCAGACACCAACGACATCCTCTGCTGCCGTTGGCGATGACAACAAAAAGGATAAGGAAAAGAAGcaccaccaccatcatcatcaccatcatcatcagcagcaacaacaacagcaacataacATCAATTCGAACCAAAGCATCAAGTCCGAACGCATCAGCAATCGGCGTTCCGAATCGCCGCTAACgcatcatcaccatcaccatcatgAATCGAAACGTCAGCGAATGGATCATAGCTCCTCATCAAACAGCAGCTCCACCCACAATGAAAACAACTCTTTCGTTCCGGAGGCAGACACCAATTCCTCCAGTTCGGAGGATCAACCGCTTATGGGCACCAAGCGTAAGGCTGAGGTGCTCAAAGAGTCGGGTAAAATTGGCGTCACCATTAAAACCTCACCAGATGGACCTGCAGCCAAGCCACAACAAACGCCTCAGCCAACGGACTCAACTACGTTGCCCAACAAAACGGAACTGCAGAGCACAGAAGCCGAGACGAGTGAATCATCAtcagccgccgcagcagcggcaacaacagcccCAGCATTTGCCGAAGAAGAGGATGATGAGTCGTCATCAGTGGCGTCTGCAGCAGCACCTGCGGCAACAGCGCCGCCATCGGAGAATAATAACATACCAAAATTGAGTGGCGCTCTGGCATTAAGCCAGAAGCAACCATTAACGCCGCTATCGCCGCGAGCATTGCCACCGCGTTTCTGGTTGCCCGCCAAGTGTAACATATCGAATCGGGTGGTCATCACGGATGTCACAGTCAATCTGGAGACGGTCACCATACGCGAGTGCAAAACAGAACGAGGATTTTTTCGTGAACGCGACATGAAAGGCGATTCCTCGCCGGTGGCTTAG